Proteins encoded together in one Benincasa hispida cultivar B227 chromosome 1, ASM972705v1, whole genome shotgun sequence window:
- the LOC120073949 gene encoding pentatricopeptide repeat-containing protein At3g24000, mitochondrial isoform X4 produces the protein MEYLTEIQRFHGALSEPQNGRIGHVHGSKFSQLPQPAHNFPTSIAWNTEVGEQASDLYVSLSNHSNPEVSCFSQKGYSLITEEIVGRTIHAICLKSLLRLSVFQTNTLINMYSKFGRINYARLVFDGMPKRNEASWNNMMSGYVQVGSYLEAVFFFRDICGIGIKPSGFVIASLVTACNKSSIMAKEGFQLHGFAIKCGLIYDVFVGTSFVHFYGSYGIVSNAQKMFNEMPDRNVVSWTSLMVSYSDNGSKEEVINTYKRMRHEGICCNENNIALVISSCGFLVDILLGHQLLAHVLKFGLLTKISAANSLISMFGGCGDIDEAFSIFSEMNERDTISWNSIISANAQNALHEESFRYFHWMRLVHEEINYTTLSILLSICGSVDYLKWGKGVHGLVVKYGLEPNVCLCNTLLNMYSDAGRSEDAELIFRRIPDRDLISWNSMLACYVQDGRRLCALNFFAEMLWMKKDINYVTFTSALAACLDPEFFGKGKILHAFVVILGLHDDLIIGNTLVTFYGKCHKMAEAKKLFQRMPKLDKVTWNALIGGFADNAEPNEAVAAFKLMREGGTCGIDYITIVNILGSCLTHEDLIKYGMTIHAQTVVTGFDLDQHVQSSLITMYAKCGDLHSSSYIFDNLVFKASSVWNAIITANARYGFGEEALKLVLKMRSGGIEFDQFNFSTALSVAADLAMLEEGQQLHGSAIKLGFELDHFVINAAMDMYGKCGELDDALKILPQPTNRSRLSWNTMISIFARHGNFHKAKETFHEMLKLGVKPDHVSFVCLLSACSHGGLVDEGLAYYASMTSEYGIQPGIEHCVCMIDLLGRSGRLVEAEAFITDMPIPPNDLVWRSLLASCRIYRNLDLGRKAAERLLELDPSDDSAYVLYSNVFATIGRWEDVEDVRGQMGAHKIQKKPAHSWVKWKGNISIFGMGDQTHPQVEQINGKLLGLMKMVREAGYVPDTSYSLQDTDEEQKEHNMWNHSERIALAFGLINIPEDTTVRIFKNLRVCGDCHSFFKFVSGILGRKIVLRDPYRFHHFTNGNCSCSDYW, from the exons ATGGAGTATCTGACCGAAATTCAAAG ATTTCACGGAGCTCTATCAGAGCCTCAAAATGGAAGAATTGGTCATGTACATGGTAGCAAGTTTAGTCAGTTGCCCCAG CCTGCCCATAATTTTCCTACTTCAATCGCTTGGAATACAGAAGTGGGAGAGCAAGCTAGCGACCTGTATGTATCACTTTCTAACCACTCAAATCCTGAAGTCTCATGCTTCTCTCAAAAGGGTTACTCTCTGATCACAGAAGAAATTGTTGGCAGAACAATTCATGCCATTTGCCTAAAGAGTTTGCTGAGGTTGAGTGTGTTCCAAACCAATACATTGATCAATATGTATTCGAAGTTTGGCCGTATAAACTATGCTCGGTTAGTATTTGACGGAATGCCCAAAAGAAATGAAGCTTCTTGGAACAATATGATGTCAGGTTATGTCCAAGTGGGTTCATACTTGGAAGCAGTATTTTTCTTTCGAGATATCTGTGGGATAGGGATTAAACCAAGTGGATTTGTGATCGCGAGTTTAGTCACTGCTTGTAATAAGTCCTCTATTATGGCCAAGGAAGGTTTCCAACTTCATGGTTTTGCAATTAAATGTGGTTTGATATATGATGTGTTTGTAGGTACTTCTTTTGTGCACTTTTATGGTAGCTACGGGATTGTCTCTAATGCTCAAAAGATGTTCAATGAGATGCCTGATAGGAATGTGGTCTCTTGGACTTCTTTGATGGTTTCATATTCAGATAACGGAAGTAAGGAGGAAGTGATAAATACTTATAAACGCATGAGGCATGAAGGAAtatgttgcaatgaaaacaatATAGCTTTAGTAATTAGTTCTTGTGGGTTTCTTGTGGATATATTGTTGGGTCATCAACTTCTTGCACATGTTTTAAAGTTTGGATTATTGACTAAAATTTCTGCAGCTAACTCTCTCATATCCATGTTTGGTGGTTGTGGTGATATTGATGAGGCTTTCAGCATTTTCAGTGAGATGAATGAAAGAGACACAATCTCATGGAATTCCATCATCTCTGCCAATGCACAAAATGCACTACATGAAGAATCATTTAGGTATTTTCACTGGATGCGCTTAGTCCATGAAGAGATAAATTACACAACACTTTCTATTCTGTTATCGATTTGTGGTTCTGTAGATTATTTGAAGTGGGGCAAAGGGGTTCACGGTCTAGTAGTAAAATATGGACTAGAACCTAATGTTTGTCTTTGCAATACTCTTTTAAATATGTATTCTGATGCTGGGAGATCCGAAGATGCAGAATTGATCTTTAGAAGAATACCAGACAGGGATTTAATCTCATGGAATTCCATGTTAGCATGCTATGTTCAGGATGGAAGGCGCTTGTGTGCCTTAAACTTTTTTGCTGAGATGCTTTGGATGAAAAAAGATATCAATTATGTCACTTTTACCAGTGCATTGGCTGCCTGTTTAGATCCTGAATTCTTTGGCAAAGGTAAAATTCTCCATGCTTTTGTTGTCATTCTGGGCCTGCATGATGATTTGATCATTGGAAACACATTAGTTACGTTTTATGGAAAGTGTCATAAGATGGCTGAGGCAAAAAAATTATTCCAGAGGATGCCCAAGCTTGACAAAGTAACCTGGAATGCGCTTATTGGTGGTTTTGCTGATAATGCAGAACCGAATGAGGCAGTAGCAGCTTTTAAATTGATGAGGGAAGGAGGGACATGTGGCATTGACTATATTACCATTGTAAATATTCTTGGTTCTTGTTTGACTCATGAGGATCTTATCAAATATGGGATGACCATCCATGCACAAACAGTTGTGACAGGATTTGATCTGGATCAGCATGTGCAAAGTTCCCTTATCACTATGTATGCAAAATGTGGTGACCTTCACTCTAGTAGCTATATCTTTGATAACTTGGTGTTTAAAGCTTCTAGTGTGTGGAATGCCATAATTACTGCAAATGCTCGTTATGGttttggagaagaagctttGAAACTTGTATTAAAGATGAGAAGTGGTGGAATTGAATTTGATCAGTTCAACTTCTCCACGGCTCTTTCAGTTGCTGCCGACTTGGCTATGTTGGAGGAAGGCCAACAGCTTCATGGATCAGCAATTAAACTAGGATTTGAATTGGATCATTTTGTTATAAATGCTGCTATGGATATGTATGGGAAATGTGGGGAACTGGATGATGCTTTAAAAATACTTCCCCAACCAACCAATAGGTCAAGATTATCGTGGAATACAATGATATCAATTTTTGCCAGACATGGAAATTTTCATAAGGCTAAGGAAACTTTTCATGAGATGCTAAAACTGGGTGTAAAACCTGATCATGTGTCATTTGTTTGTCTTCTTTCCGCATGTAGTCATGGGGGCTTAGTCGACGAGGGTCTTGCTTATTATGCTTCAATGACTTCTGAATATGGAATTCAACCTGGAATAGAACATTGTGTGTGCAtgattgatcttcttggaagatCAGGAAGGCTTGTAGAAGCTGAAGCTTTTATTACAGATATGCCAATTCCACCTAATGATCTTGTTTGGCGGAGCCTTTTGGCATCTTGTAGAATATATCGTAATCTAGACCTGGGAAGAAAGGCTGCAGAACGTCTTCTTGAGTTGGACCCATCTGATGATTCAGCTTATGTTCTTTACTCGAATGTCTTTGCAACCATTGGCAGATGGGAAGATGTAGAAGACGTGCGGGGACAGATGGGAGCacacaaaattcaaaagaagCCTGCACATAGCTGGGTCAAATGGAAAGGCAATATCAGCATATTTGGAATGGGGGATCAAACACATCCACAAGTGGAACAGATAAATGGCAAGTTGTTAGGACTTATGAAAATGGTTAGAGAAGCTGGTTATGTTCCTGATACAAGCTACTCACTGCAGGATACAGATGAAGAACAGAAGGAGCATAACATGTGGAACCATAGTGAAAGAATTGCTCTTGCTTTTGGATTGATCAACATTCCAGAAGATACTACTGTTCGAATTTTCAAGAATCTGCGTGTTTGTGGTGACTGCCATTCTTTCTTCAAGTTTGTAAGTGGAATTCTCGGGCGAAAAATTGTTTTGAGGGATCCATATCGGTTTCATCACTTCACCAATGGCAATTGTTCCTGTTCTGACTATTGGTAG
- the LOC120073949 gene encoding pentatricopeptide repeat-containing protein At3g24000, mitochondrial isoform X3 has product MHHGTCQMNRGILFMNTRFHGALSEPQNGRIGHVHGSKFSQLPQPAHNFPTSIAWNTEVGEQASDLYVSLSNHSNPEVSCFSQKGYSLITEEIVGRTIHAICLKSLLRLSVFQTNTLINMYSKFGRINYARLVFDGMPKRNEASWNNMMSGYVQVGSYLEAVFFFRDICGIGIKPSGFVIASLVTACNKSSIMAKEGFQLHGFAIKCGLIYDVFVGTSFVHFYGSYGIVSNAQKMFNEMPDRNVVSWTSLMVSYSDNGSKEEVINTYKRMRHEGICCNENNIALVISSCGFLVDILLGHQLLAHVLKFGLLTKISAANSLISMFGGCGDIDEAFSIFSEMNERDTISWNSIISANAQNALHEESFRYFHWMRLVHEEINYTTLSILLSICGSVDYLKWGKGVHGLVVKYGLEPNVCLCNTLLNMYSDAGRSEDAELIFRRIPDRDLISWNSMLACYVQDGRRLCALNFFAEMLWMKKDINYVTFTSALAACLDPEFFGKGKILHAFVVILGLHDDLIIGNTLVTFYGKCHKMAEAKKLFQRMPKLDKVTWNALIGGFADNAEPNEAVAAFKLMREGGTCGIDYITIVNILGSCLTHEDLIKYGMTIHAQTVVTGFDLDQHVQSSLITMYAKCGDLHSSSYIFDNLVFKASSVWNAIITANARYGFGEEALKLVLKMRSGGIEFDQFNFSTALSVAADLAMLEEGQQLHGSAIKLGFELDHFVINAAMDMYGKCGELDDALKILPQPTNRSRLSWNTMISIFARHGNFHKAKETFHEMLKLGVKPDHVSFVCLLSACSHGGLVDEGLAYYASMTSEYGIQPGIEHCVCMIDLLGRSGRLVEAEAFITDMPIPPNDLVWRSLLASCRIYRNLDLGRKAAERLLELDPSDDSAYVLYSNVFATIGRWEDVEDVRGQMGAHKIQKKPAHSWVKWKGNISIFGMGDQTHPQVEQINGKLLGLMKMVREAGYVPDTSYSLQDTDEEQKEHNMWNHSERIALAFGLINIPEDTTVRIFKNLRVCGDCHSFFKFVSGILGRKIVLRDPYRFHHFTNGNCSCSDYW; this is encoded by the exons ATGCATCATGGTACATGCCAGATGAACAGAGGAATCCTATTCATGAATACCAG ATTTCACGGAGCTCTATCAGAGCCTCAAAATGGAAGAATTGGTCATGTACATGGTAGCAAGTTTAGTCAGTTGCCCCAG CCTGCCCATAATTTTCCTACTTCAATCGCTTGGAATACAGAAGTGGGAGAGCAAGCTAGCGACCTGTATGTATCACTTTCTAACCACTCAAATCCTGAAGTCTCATGCTTCTCTCAAAAGGGTTACTCTCTGATCACAGAAGAAATTGTTGGCAGAACAATTCATGCCATTTGCCTAAAGAGTTTGCTGAGGTTGAGTGTGTTCCAAACCAATACATTGATCAATATGTATTCGAAGTTTGGCCGTATAAACTATGCTCGGTTAGTATTTGACGGAATGCCCAAAAGAAATGAAGCTTCTTGGAACAATATGATGTCAGGTTATGTCCAAGTGGGTTCATACTTGGAAGCAGTATTTTTCTTTCGAGATATCTGTGGGATAGGGATTAAACCAAGTGGATTTGTGATCGCGAGTTTAGTCACTGCTTGTAATAAGTCCTCTATTATGGCCAAGGAAGGTTTCCAACTTCATGGTTTTGCAATTAAATGTGGTTTGATATATGATGTGTTTGTAGGTACTTCTTTTGTGCACTTTTATGGTAGCTACGGGATTGTCTCTAATGCTCAAAAGATGTTCAATGAGATGCCTGATAGGAATGTGGTCTCTTGGACTTCTTTGATGGTTTCATATTCAGATAACGGAAGTAAGGAGGAAGTGATAAATACTTATAAACGCATGAGGCATGAAGGAAtatgttgcaatgaaaacaatATAGCTTTAGTAATTAGTTCTTGTGGGTTTCTTGTGGATATATTGTTGGGTCATCAACTTCTTGCACATGTTTTAAAGTTTGGATTATTGACTAAAATTTCTGCAGCTAACTCTCTCATATCCATGTTTGGTGGTTGTGGTGATATTGATGAGGCTTTCAGCATTTTCAGTGAGATGAATGAAAGAGACACAATCTCATGGAATTCCATCATCTCTGCCAATGCACAAAATGCACTACATGAAGAATCATTTAGGTATTTTCACTGGATGCGCTTAGTCCATGAAGAGATAAATTACACAACACTTTCTATTCTGTTATCGATTTGTGGTTCTGTAGATTATTTGAAGTGGGGCAAAGGGGTTCACGGTCTAGTAGTAAAATATGGACTAGAACCTAATGTTTGTCTTTGCAATACTCTTTTAAATATGTATTCTGATGCTGGGAGATCCGAAGATGCAGAATTGATCTTTAGAAGAATACCAGACAGGGATTTAATCTCATGGAATTCCATGTTAGCATGCTATGTTCAGGATGGAAGGCGCTTGTGTGCCTTAAACTTTTTTGCTGAGATGCTTTGGATGAAAAAAGATATCAATTATGTCACTTTTACCAGTGCATTGGCTGCCTGTTTAGATCCTGAATTCTTTGGCAAAGGTAAAATTCTCCATGCTTTTGTTGTCATTCTGGGCCTGCATGATGATTTGATCATTGGAAACACATTAGTTACGTTTTATGGAAAGTGTCATAAGATGGCTGAGGCAAAAAAATTATTCCAGAGGATGCCCAAGCTTGACAAAGTAACCTGGAATGCGCTTATTGGTGGTTTTGCTGATAATGCAGAACCGAATGAGGCAGTAGCAGCTTTTAAATTGATGAGGGAAGGAGGGACATGTGGCATTGACTATATTACCATTGTAAATATTCTTGGTTCTTGTTTGACTCATGAGGATCTTATCAAATATGGGATGACCATCCATGCACAAACAGTTGTGACAGGATTTGATCTGGATCAGCATGTGCAAAGTTCCCTTATCACTATGTATGCAAAATGTGGTGACCTTCACTCTAGTAGCTATATCTTTGATAACTTGGTGTTTAAAGCTTCTAGTGTGTGGAATGCCATAATTACTGCAAATGCTCGTTATGGttttggagaagaagctttGAAACTTGTATTAAAGATGAGAAGTGGTGGAATTGAATTTGATCAGTTCAACTTCTCCACGGCTCTTTCAGTTGCTGCCGACTTGGCTATGTTGGAGGAAGGCCAACAGCTTCATGGATCAGCAATTAAACTAGGATTTGAATTGGATCATTTTGTTATAAATGCTGCTATGGATATGTATGGGAAATGTGGGGAACTGGATGATGCTTTAAAAATACTTCCCCAACCAACCAATAGGTCAAGATTATCGTGGAATACAATGATATCAATTTTTGCCAGACATGGAAATTTTCATAAGGCTAAGGAAACTTTTCATGAGATGCTAAAACTGGGTGTAAAACCTGATCATGTGTCATTTGTTTGTCTTCTTTCCGCATGTAGTCATGGGGGCTTAGTCGACGAGGGTCTTGCTTATTATGCTTCAATGACTTCTGAATATGGAATTCAACCTGGAATAGAACATTGTGTGTGCAtgattgatcttcttggaagatCAGGAAGGCTTGTAGAAGCTGAAGCTTTTATTACAGATATGCCAATTCCACCTAATGATCTTGTTTGGCGGAGCCTTTTGGCATCTTGTAGAATATATCGTAATCTAGACCTGGGAAGAAAGGCTGCAGAACGTCTTCTTGAGTTGGACCCATCTGATGATTCAGCTTATGTTCTTTACTCGAATGTCTTTGCAACCATTGGCAGATGGGAAGATGTAGAAGACGTGCGGGGACAGATGGGAGCacacaaaattcaaaagaagCCTGCACATAGCTGGGTCAAATGGAAAGGCAATATCAGCATATTTGGAATGGGGGATCAAACACATCCACAAGTGGAACAGATAAATGGCAAGTTGTTAGGACTTATGAAAATGGTTAGAGAAGCTGGTTATGTTCCTGATACAAGCTACTCACTGCAGGATACAGATGAAGAACAGAAGGAGCATAACATGTGGAACCATAGTGAAAGAATTGCTCTTGCTTTTGGATTGATCAACATTCCAGAAGATACTACTGTTCGAATTTTCAAGAATCTGCGTGTTTGTGGTGACTGCCATTCTTTCTTCAAGTTTGTAAGTGGAATTCTCGGGCGAAAAATTGTTTTGAGGGATCCATATCGGTTTCATCACTTCACCAATGGCAATTGTTCCTGTTCTGACTATTGGTAG
- the LOC120073949 gene encoding pentatricopeptide repeat-containing protein At3g24000, mitochondrial isoform X2, which translates to MASSVAGARAHFSSKSLSTHDPVVSPDWLHSNLKEPDLKVLDASWYMPDEQRNPIHEYQMEYLTEIQRFHGALSEPQNGRIGHVHGSKFSQLPQPAHNFPTSIAWNTEVGEQASDLTIHAICLKSLLRLSVFQTNTLINMYSKFGRINYARLVFDGMPKRNEASWNNMMSGYVQVGSYLEAVFFFRDICGIGIKPSGFVIASLVTACNKSSIMAKEGFQLHGFAIKCGLIYDVFVGTSFVHFYGSYGIVSNAQKMFNEMPDRNVVSWTSLMVSYSDNGSKEEVINTYKRMRHEGICCNENNIALVISSCGFLVDILLGHQLLAHVLKFGLLTKISAANSLISMFGGCGDIDEAFSIFSEMNERDTISWNSIISANAQNALHEESFRYFHWMRLVHEEINYTTLSILLSICGSVDYLKWGKGVHGLVVKYGLEPNVCLCNTLLNMYSDAGRSEDAELIFRRIPDRDLISWNSMLACYVQDGRRLCALNFFAEMLWMKKDINYVTFTSALAACLDPEFFGKGKILHAFVVILGLHDDLIIGNTLVTFYGKCHKMAEAKKLFQRMPKLDKVTWNALIGGFADNAEPNEAVAAFKLMREGGTCGIDYITIVNILGSCLTHEDLIKYGMTIHAQTVVTGFDLDQHVQSSLITMYAKCGDLHSSSYIFDNLVFKASSVWNAIITANARYGFGEEALKLVLKMRSGGIEFDQFNFSTALSVAADLAMLEEGQQLHGSAIKLGFELDHFVINAAMDMYGKCGELDDALKILPQPTNRSRLSWNTMISIFARHGNFHKAKETFHEMLKLGVKPDHVSFVCLLSACSHGGLVDEGLAYYASMTSEYGIQPGIEHCVCMIDLLGRSGRLVEAEAFITDMPIPPNDLVWRSLLASCRIYRNLDLGRKAAERLLELDPSDDSAYVLYSNVFATIGRWEDVEDVRGQMGAHKIQKKPAHSWVKWKGNISIFGMGDQTHPQVEQINGKLLGLMKMVREAGYVPDTSYSLQDTDEEQKEHNMWNHSERIALAFGLINIPEDTTVRIFKNLRVCGDCHSFFKFVSGILGRKIVLRDPYRFHHFTNGNCSCSDYW; encoded by the exons ATGGCTTCATCTGTAGCAGGGGCTAGAGCtcatttttcatcaaaatcCTTATCCACGCATGACCCTGTTGTTTCCCCTGATTGGCTCCATTCTAATCTCAAAGAGCCTGACTTGAAG GTGTTAGATGCATCATGGTACATGCCAGATGAACAGAGGAATCCTATTCATGAATACCAG ATGGAGTATCTGACCGAAATTCAAAG ATTTCACGGAGCTCTATCAGAGCCTCAAAATGGAAGAATTGGTCATGTACATGGTAGCAAGTTTAGTCAGTTGCCCCAG CCTGCCCATAATTTTCCTACTTCAATCGCTTGGAATACAGAAGTGGGAGAGCAAGCTAGCGACCT AACAATTCATGCCATTTGCCTAAAGAGTTTGCTGAGGTTGAGTGTGTTCCAAACCAATACATTGATCAATATGTATTCGAAGTTTGGCCGTATAAACTATGCTCGGTTAGTATTTGACGGAATGCCCAAAAGAAATGAAGCTTCTTGGAACAATATGATGTCAGGTTATGTCCAAGTGGGTTCATACTTGGAAGCAGTATTTTTCTTTCGAGATATCTGTGGGATAGGGATTAAACCAAGTGGATTTGTGATCGCGAGTTTAGTCACTGCTTGTAATAAGTCCTCTATTATGGCCAAGGAAGGTTTCCAACTTCATGGTTTTGCAATTAAATGTGGTTTGATATATGATGTGTTTGTAGGTACTTCTTTTGTGCACTTTTATGGTAGCTACGGGATTGTCTCTAATGCTCAAAAGATGTTCAATGAGATGCCTGATAGGAATGTGGTCTCTTGGACTTCTTTGATGGTTTCATATTCAGATAACGGAAGTAAGGAGGAAGTGATAAATACTTATAAACGCATGAGGCATGAAGGAAtatgttgcaatgaaaacaatATAGCTTTAGTAATTAGTTCTTGTGGGTTTCTTGTGGATATATTGTTGGGTCATCAACTTCTTGCACATGTTTTAAAGTTTGGATTATTGACTAAAATTTCTGCAGCTAACTCTCTCATATCCATGTTTGGTGGTTGTGGTGATATTGATGAGGCTTTCAGCATTTTCAGTGAGATGAATGAAAGAGACACAATCTCATGGAATTCCATCATCTCTGCCAATGCACAAAATGCACTACATGAAGAATCATTTAGGTATTTTCACTGGATGCGCTTAGTCCATGAAGAGATAAATTACACAACACTTTCTATTCTGTTATCGATTTGTGGTTCTGTAGATTATTTGAAGTGGGGCAAAGGGGTTCACGGTCTAGTAGTAAAATATGGACTAGAACCTAATGTTTGTCTTTGCAATACTCTTTTAAATATGTATTCTGATGCTGGGAGATCCGAAGATGCAGAATTGATCTTTAGAAGAATACCAGACAGGGATTTAATCTCATGGAATTCCATGTTAGCATGCTATGTTCAGGATGGAAGGCGCTTGTGTGCCTTAAACTTTTTTGCTGAGATGCTTTGGATGAAAAAAGATATCAATTATGTCACTTTTACCAGTGCATTGGCTGCCTGTTTAGATCCTGAATTCTTTGGCAAAGGTAAAATTCTCCATGCTTTTGTTGTCATTCTGGGCCTGCATGATGATTTGATCATTGGAAACACATTAGTTACGTTTTATGGAAAGTGTCATAAGATGGCTGAGGCAAAAAAATTATTCCAGAGGATGCCCAAGCTTGACAAAGTAACCTGGAATGCGCTTATTGGTGGTTTTGCTGATAATGCAGAACCGAATGAGGCAGTAGCAGCTTTTAAATTGATGAGGGAAGGAGGGACATGTGGCATTGACTATATTACCATTGTAAATATTCTTGGTTCTTGTTTGACTCATGAGGATCTTATCAAATATGGGATGACCATCCATGCACAAACAGTTGTGACAGGATTTGATCTGGATCAGCATGTGCAAAGTTCCCTTATCACTATGTATGCAAAATGTGGTGACCTTCACTCTAGTAGCTATATCTTTGATAACTTGGTGTTTAAAGCTTCTAGTGTGTGGAATGCCATAATTACTGCAAATGCTCGTTATGGttttggagaagaagctttGAAACTTGTATTAAAGATGAGAAGTGGTGGAATTGAATTTGATCAGTTCAACTTCTCCACGGCTCTTTCAGTTGCTGCCGACTTGGCTATGTTGGAGGAAGGCCAACAGCTTCATGGATCAGCAATTAAACTAGGATTTGAATTGGATCATTTTGTTATAAATGCTGCTATGGATATGTATGGGAAATGTGGGGAACTGGATGATGCTTTAAAAATACTTCCCCAACCAACCAATAGGTCAAGATTATCGTGGAATACAATGATATCAATTTTTGCCAGACATGGAAATTTTCATAAGGCTAAGGAAACTTTTCATGAGATGCTAAAACTGGGTGTAAAACCTGATCATGTGTCATTTGTTTGTCTTCTTTCCGCATGTAGTCATGGGGGCTTAGTCGACGAGGGTCTTGCTTATTATGCTTCAATGACTTCTGAATATGGAATTCAACCTGGAATAGAACATTGTGTGTGCAtgattgatcttcttggaagatCAGGAAGGCTTGTAGAAGCTGAAGCTTTTATTACAGATATGCCAATTCCACCTAATGATCTTGTTTGGCGGAGCCTTTTGGCATCTTGTAGAATATATCGTAATCTAGACCTGGGAAGAAAGGCTGCAGAACGTCTTCTTGAGTTGGACCCATCTGATGATTCAGCTTATGTTCTTTACTCGAATGTCTTTGCAACCATTGGCAGATGGGAAGATGTAGAAGACGTGCGGGGACAGATGGGAGCacacaaaattcaaaagaagCCTGCACATAGCTGGGTCAAATGGAAAGGCAATATCAGCATATTTGGAATGGGGGATCAAACACATCCACAAGTGGAACAGATAAATGGCAAGTTGTTAGGACTTATGAAAATGGTTAGAGAAGCTGGTTATGTTCCTGATACAAGCTACTCACTGCAGGATACAGATGAAGAACAGAAGGAGCATAACATGTGGAACCATAGTGAAAGAATTGCTCTTGCTTTTGGATTGATCAACATTCCAGAAGATACTACTGTTCGAATTTTCAAGAATCTGCGTGTTTGTGGTGACTGCCATTCTTTCTTCAAGTTTGTAAGTGGAATTCTCGGGCGAAAAATTGTTTTGAGGGATCCATATCGGTTTCATCACTTCACCAATGGCAATTGTTCCTGTTCTGACTATTGGTAG